A window of the Argopecten irradians isolate NY unplaced genomic scaffold, Ai_NY scaffold_0412, whole genome shotgun sequence genome harbors these coding sequences:
- the LOC138312656 gene encoding uncharacterized PE-PGRS family protein PE_PGRS54-like, producing MGRHPLQNVLMIPLIISLVCGLDVTIAQTVLGTIGASVGPGYTYYQEPGSEPSAWINFAFPLPAPSNLTQVQFYNHRNLGQGITGKILLWEVDSAGGHYTLIFKQPFQYNAAVGLQTVDIVGSPLLINSRTYLGWSYDQSTGPISYIYASSARNGTLISYIGGEQLVVGQTFYFYIVKAFFFSIQATIDLNPDIPTTTTTTTTTTTTTTTTTTTTTPPPTTTTTPPPTTTTTPTTTTTTTPTTTTTTTPTTTTTATTTTTVREQWVSLALRERMVSPAVQEQMVSPVVRESRDGITGSTGQQGLTGSTGTQGLTGSTGAVGVTGVTGADGVTGSTGADGITGSTGADGITGSTGQQGLTGSTGTQGLTGSTGAVGVTGVTGADGVTGSTGADGITGSTGADGITGSTGQQGLTGSTGTQGLTGSTGAVGVTGVTGADGVTGSTGADGITGSTGADGITGSTGQQGLTGSTGTQGLTGSTGAVGVTGVTGADGVTGSTGADGITGSTGADGITGSTGQQGLTGSTGTQGLTGSTGAVGVTGVTGADGVTGSTGADGITGSTGADGITGSTGQQGLTGSTGTQGLTGSTGAVGVTGVTGADGVTGSTGADGITGSTGADGITGSTGQQGLTGSTGTQGLTGSTGAVGVTGVTGADGVTGSTGADGITGSTGADGITGSTGQQGLTGSTGTQLRTHGLTGSTGAAGGVTGVTGADGVTGSTGADGITGSTGADGITGSTGQQGLTGSTGTQGLTGSTGAVGVTGVTGADGVTGSTGADGITGSTGADGITGSTGQQGLTGSTGTQGLTGSTGAVGVTGVTGADGVTGSTGADGITGSTGADGITGSTGQQGLTGSTGTQGLTGSTGAVGVTGVTGADGVTGSTGADGITGSTGADGITGSTGQQGLTGSTGTQGLTGSTGAVGVTGVTGADGVTGSTGADGITGSTGADGITGSTGQQGLTGSTGTQGLTGSTGAVGVTGVTGADGVTGSTGADGITGSTGADGITGSTGQQGLTGSTGTQGLTGSTGAVGVTGVTGADGVTGSTGADGITGSTGADGITGSTGQQGLTGSTGTQGLTGSTGAVGVTGVTGADGVTGSTGADGITGSTGADGITGSTGQQGLTGSTGTQGLTGSTGAVGVTGVTGADGVTGSTGADGITGSTGADGITGSTGQQGLTGSTGTQGLTGSTGAVGVTGVTGADGVTGSTGADGITGSTGADGITGSTGQQGLTGSTGTQGLTGSTGAVGVTGVTGADGVTGSTGADGITGSTGADGITGSTGQQGLTGSTGTQGLTGSTGAVGVTGVTGADGVTGSTGADGITGSTGADGITGSTGQQGLTGSTGTQGLTGSTGAVGVTGVTGADGVTGSTGADGITGSTGADGITGSTGQQGLTGSTGTQGLTGSTGAVGVTGVTGADGVTGSTGADGITGSTGADGITGSTGQQGLTGSTGTQGLTGSTGAVGVTGVTGADGVTGSTGADGITGSTGADGITGSTGQQGLTGSTGTQGLTGSTGAVGVTGVTGADGVTGSTGADGITGSTGADGITGSTGQQGLTGSTGTQGLTGSTGAVGVTGVTGADGVTGSTGADGITGSTGADGITGSTGQQGLTGSTGTQGLTGSTGAVGVTGVTGADGVTGSTGADGITGSTGADGITGSTGQQGLTGSTGTQGLTGSTGAVGVTGVTGADGVTGSTGADGITGSTGADGITGSTGQQGLTGSTGTQGLTGSTGAVGVTGVTGADGVTGSTGADGITGSTGADGITGSTGQQGLTGSTGTQGLTGSTGAVGVTGVTGADGVTGSTGADGITGSTGADGITGSTGQQGLTGSTGTQGLTGSTGAVGVTGVTGADGVTGSTGADGITGSTGADGITRQYGTTGLDWQYGNTGIDWQYGSRLDWQYGNTGIDWQYGSSLGVTGVTGADGVTGSTGADGITGSTGADGITGSTGQQGLTGSTGTQGLTGSTGAVGVTGVTGADGVTGSTGADGITGSTGADGITGSTGQQGLTGSTGTQGLTGSTGAVGVTGVTGADGVTGSTGADGITGSTGADGITGSTGQQGLTGSTGTQGLTGSTGAVGVTGVTGADGVTGSTGADGITGSTGADGITGSTGQQGLTGSTGTQGLTGSTGAVGVTGVTGADGVTGSTGADGITGSTGADGITGSTGQQGLTGSTGTQGLTGSTGAVGVTGVTGADGVTGSTGADGITGSREQMVSPAGLTGSTGAVGVTGVTGADGVTGSTGADGITGSTGADGITGSTGQQGLTGSTGTQGLTGSTGAVGVTGVTGADGVTGSTGADGITGSTGADGITGSTGQQGLTGSTGTQGLTGSTGAVGVTGVTGADGVTGSTGADGITVRDRSGLTGSTGTQGLTGSTGAVGVTGVTGADGVTGSTGADGITGSTGADGITGSTGQQGLTGSTGTQGLTGSTGAVGVTGVTGADGVTGSTGADGITGSTGADGITGSTGQQGLTGSTGTQGLTGSTGAVGVTGVTGADGVTGSTGADGITGSTGADGITGIREQWVSLALRGDGVTGSTGADGITGSTGADGITGSTGQQGLTGSTGTQGLTGSTGAVGVTGVTGADGVTGSTGADGITGSTGADGITGSTGQQGLTGSTGTQGLTGSTGAVGVTGVTGADGVTGSTGADGITGSTGADGITGSTGQQGLTGSTGTQGLTGSTGAVGVTGVTGADGVTGSTGADGITGSTGADGITGSTGQQGLTGSTGTQGLTGSTGAVGVTGVTGADGVTGSTGADGITGSTGADGITGSTGQQ from the exons ATGG GTCGCCATCCTTTACAGAACGTGCTGATGATCCCTCTCATTATTTCACTTGTCTGTGGACTCGACGTAACAATTGCAC AGACTGTTCTGGGCACGATCGGGGCGAGTGTGGGCCCGGGATACACTTACTACCAAGAACCAGGGAGTGAACCTTCAGCCTGGATCAACTTCGCCTTCCCTTTGCCTGCTCCGTCCAACTTGACCCAGGTGCAATTCTACAACCACAGGAATCTCGGCCAGGGCATCACAGGGAAGATCTTACTGTGGGAGGTAGACTCCGCAGGGGGTCATTATACACTCATCTTCAAGCAGCCTTTTCAGTATAACGCTGCTGTAGGACTCCAAACG GTGGATATCGTGGGAAGTCCCCTCCTCATTAACTCCAGAACCTACCTGGGATGGAGTTATGACCAGTCTACAGGCCCGATCAGTTATATCTACGCGTCTTCGGCCCGGAATGGAACCCTCATATCCTATATCGGCGGGGAACAACTGGTTGTGGGTCAGACGTTTTACTTCTACATCGTTAAAGCTTTCTTCTTTTCCATCCAGGCAACAATTGACTTAA ATCCTGATATCCCAACgacaaccaccaccaccaccacaactacaacaacaactaccACCACAACTACCACTACCACACCGCCTCCCACCACAACTACCACACCGCCTCCCACCACCACTACCACACCTACGACCACCACTACCACCACACCTACAACCACCACTACAACCACACCTACAACTACAACAACGGCGACGACAACTACCACAG TACGGGAGCAGTGGGTGTCACTGGCGTTACGGGAGCGGATGGTGTCACCGGCAGTACaggagcagatggtatcaccggtAGTACGGGAGAGCAGAGATGGTATCACCGGCAGTACGGGACAACAGGGCttgactggcagtacgggaACACAGGGAttgactggcagtacgggaGCAGTGGGTGTCACTGGCGTTACGGGAGCGGATGGTGTCACCGGCAGTACaggagcagatggtatcaccggtagtacgggagcagatggtatcaccggcAGTACGGGACAACAGGGCttgactggcagtacgggaACACAGGGAttgactggcagtacgggaGCAGTGGGTGTCACTGGCGTTACGGGAGCGGATGGTGTCACCGGCAGTACaggagcagatggtatcaccggtagtacgggagcagatggtatcaccggcAGTACGGGACAACAGGGCttgactggcagtacgggaACACAGGGAttgactggcagtacgggaGCAGTGGGTGTCACTGGCGTTACGGGAGCGGATGGTGTCACCGGCAGTACaggagcagatggtatcaccggtagtacgggagcagatggtatcaccggcAGTACGGGACAACAGGGCttgactggcagtacgggaACACAGGGAttgactggcagtacgggaGCAGTGGGTGTCACTGGCGTTACGGGAGCGGATGGTGTCACCGGCAGTACaggagcagatggtatcaccggtagtacgggagcagatggtatcaccggcAGTACGGGACAACAGGGCttgactggcagtacgggaACACAGGGAttgactggcagtacgggaGCAGTGGGTGTCACTGGCGTTACGGGAGCGGATGGTGTCACCGGCAGTACaggagcagatggtatcaccggtagtacgggagcagatggtatcaccggcAGTACGGGACAACAGGGCttgactggcagtacgggaACACAGGGAttgactggcagtacgggaGCAGTGGGTGTCACTGGCGTTACGGGAGCGGATGGTGTCACCGGCAGTACaggagcagatggtatcaccggtagtacgggagcagatggtatcaccggcAGTACGGGACAACAGGGCttgactggcagtacgggaACACAGGGAttgactggcagtacgggaGCAGTGGGTGTCACTGGCGTTACGGGAGCGGATGGTGTCACTGGCAGTACgggagcagatggtatcaccggtagtacgggagcagatggtatcaccggcAGTACGGGACAACAGGGCttgactggcagtacgggaACACAGCTGAGGACACATGGGttgactggcagtacgggaGCAGCAGGGGGTGTCACTGGCGTTACGGGAGCGGATGGTGTCACCGGCAGTACaggagcagatggtatcaccggtagtacgggagcagatggtatcaccggcAGTACGGGACAACAGGGCttgactggcagtacgggaACACAGGGAttgactggcagtacgggaGCAGTGGGTGTCACTGGCGTTACGGGAGCGGATGGTGTCACCGGCAGTACaggagcagatggtatcaccggtagtacgggagcagatggtatcaccggcAGTACGGGACAACAGGGCttgactggcagtacgggaACACAGGGAttgactggcagtacgggaGCAGTGGGTGTCACTGGCGTTACGGGAGCGGATGGTGTCACCGGCAGTACaggagcagatggtatcaccggtagtacgggagcagatggtatcaccggcAGTACGGGACAACAGGGCttgactggcagtacgggaACACAGGGAttgactggcagtacgggaGCAGTGGGTGTCACTGGCGTTACGGGAGCGGATGGTGTCACCGGCAGTACaggagcagatggtatcaccggtagtacgggagcagatggtatcaccggcAGTACGGGACAACAGGGCttgactggcagtacgggaACACAGGGAttgactggcagtacgggaGCAGTGGGTGTCACTGGCGTTACGGGAGCGGATGGTGTCACCGGCAGTACaggagcagatggtatcaccggtagtacgggagcagatggtatcaccggcAGTACGGGACAACAGGGCttgactggcagtacgggaACACAGGGAttgactggcagtacgggaGCAGTGGGTGTCACTGGCGTTACGGGAGCGGATGGTGTCACCGGCAGTACaggagcagatggtatcaccggtagtacgggagcagatggtatcaccggcAGTACGGGACAACAGGGCttgactggcagtacgggaACACAGGGAttgactggcagtacgggaGCAGTGGGTGTCACTGGCGTTACGGGAGCGGATGGTGTCACCGGCAGTACaggagcagatggtatcaccggtagtacgggagcagatggtatcaccggcAGTACGGGACAACAGGGCttgactggcagtacgggaACACAGGGAttgactggcagtacgggaGCAGTGGGTGTCACTGGCGTTACGGGAGCGGATGGTGTCACCGGCAGTACaggagcagatggtatcaccggtagtacgggagcagatggtatcaccggcAGTACGGGACAACAGGGCttgactggcagtacgggaACACAGGGAttgactggcagtacgggaGCAGTGGGTGTCACTGGCGTTACGGGAGCGGATGGTGTCACCGGCAGTACaggagcagatggtatcaccggtagtacgggagcagatggtatcaccggcAGTACGGGACAACAGGGCttgactggcagtacgggaACACAGGGAttgactggcagtacgggaGCAGTGGGTGTCACTGGCGTTACGGGAGCGGATGGTGTCACCGGCAGTACaggagcagatggtatcaccggtagtacgggagcagatggtatcaccggcAGTACGGGACAACAGGGCttgactggcagtacgggaACACAGGGAttgactggcagtacgggaGCAGTGGGTGTCACTGGCGTTACGGGAGCGGATGGTGTCACCGGCAGTACaggagcagatggtatcaccggtagtacgggagcagatggtatcaccggcAGTACGGGACAACAGGGCttgactggcagtacgggaACACAGGGAttgactggcagtacgggaGCAGTGGGTGTCACTGGCGTTACGGGAGCGGATGGTGTCACCGGCAGTACaggagcagatggtatcaccggtagtacgggagcagatggtatcaccggcAGTACGGGACAACAGGGCttgactggcagtacgggaACACAGGGAttgactggcagtacgggaGCAGTGGGTGTCACTGGCGTTACGGGAGCGGATGGTGTCACCGGCAGTACaggagcagatggtatcaccggtagtacgggagcagatggtatcaccggcAGTACGGGACAACAGGGCttgactggcagtacgggaACACAGGGAttgactggcagtacgggaGCAGTGGGTGTCACTGGCGTTACGGGAGCGGATGGTGTCACCGGCAGTACaggagcagatggtatcaccggtagtacgggagcagatggtatcaccggcAGTACGGGACAACAGGGCttgactggcagtacgggaACACAGGGAttgactggcagtacgggaGCAGTGGGTGTCACTGGCGTTACGGGAGCGGATGGTGTCACCGGCAGTACaggagcagatggtatcaccggtagtacgggagcagatggtatcaccggcAGTACGGGACAACAGGGCttgactggcagtacgggaACACAGGGAttgactggcagtacgggaGCAGTGGGTGTCACTGGCGTTACGGGAGCGGATGGTGTCACCGGCAGTACaggagcagatggtatcaccggtagtacgggagcagatggtatcaccggcAGTACGGGACAACAGGGCttgactggcagtacgggaACACAGGGAttgactggcagtacgggaGCAGTGGGTGTCACTGGCGTTACGGGAGCGGATGGTGTCACCGGCAGTACaggagcagatggtatcaccggtagtacgggagcagatggtatcaccggcAGTACGGGACAACAGGGCttgactggcagtacgggaACACAGGGAttgactggcagtacgggaGCAGTGGGTGTCACTGGCGTTACGGGAGCGGATGGTGTCACCGGCAGTACaggagcagatggtatcaccggtagtacgggagcagatggtatcaccggcAGTACGGGACAACAGGGCttgactggcagtacgggaACACAGGGAttgactggcagtacgggaGCAGTGGGTGTCACTGGCGTTACGGGAGCGGATGGTGTCACCGGCAGTACaggagcagatggtatcaccggtagtacgggagcagatggtatcaccggcAGTACGGGACAACAGGGCttgactggcagtacgggaACACAGGGAttgactggcagtacgggaGCAGTGGGTGTCACTGGCGTTACGGGAGCGGATGGTGTCACCGGCAGTACaggagcagatggtatcaccggtagtacgggagcagatggtatcaccggcAGTACGGGACAACAGGGCttgactggcagtacgggaACACAGGGAttgactggcagtacgggaGCAGTGGGTGTCACTGGCGTTACGGGAGCGGATGGTGTCACCGGCAGTACaggagcagatggtatcaccggtagtacgggagcagatggtatcaccggcAGTACGGGACAACAGGGCttgactggcagtacgggaACACAGGGAttgactggcagtacgggaGCAGTGGGTGTCACTGGCGTTACGGGAGCGGATGGTGTCACCGGCAGTACaggagcagatggtatcaccggtagtacgggagcagatggtatcacACGGCAGTACGGGACAACAGGGCttgactggcagtacgggaACACAGGGAttgactggcagtacgggaGCA GGCttgactggcagtacgggaACACAGGGAttgactggcagtacgggaGCAGTCTGGGTGTCACTGGCGTTACGGGAGCGGATGGTGTCACCGGCAGTACaggagcagatggtatcaccggtagtacgggagcagatggtatcaccggcAGTACGGGACAACAGGGCttgactggcagtacgggaACACAGGGAttgactggcagtacgggaGCAGTGGGTGTCACTGGCGTTACGGGAGCGGATGGTGTCACCGGCAGTACaggagcagatggtatcaccggtagtacgggagcagatggtatcaccggcAGTACGGGACAACAGGGCttgactggcagtacgggaACACAGGGAttgactggcagtacgggaGCAGTGGGTGTCACTGGCGTTACGGGAGCGGATGGTGTCACCGGCAGTACaggagcagatggtatcaccggtagtacgggagcagatggtatcaccggcAGTACGGGACAACAGGGCttgactggcagtacgggaACACAGGGAttgactggcagtacgggaGCAGTGGGTGTCACTGGCGTTACGGGAGCGGATGGTGTCACCGGCAGTACaggagcagatggtatcaccggtagtacgggagcagatggtatcaccggcAGTACGGGACAACAGGGCttgactggcagtacgggaACACAGGGAttgactggcagtacgggaGCAGTGGGTGTCACTGGCGTTACGGGAGCGGATGGTGTCACCGGCAGTACaggagcagatggtatcaccggtagtacgggagcagatggtatcaccggcAGTACGGGACAACAGGGCttgactggcagtacgggaACACAGGGAttgactggcagtacgggaGCAGTGGGTGTCACTGGCGTTACGGGAGCGGATGGTGTCACCGGCAGTACaggagcagatggtatcaccggtagtagggagcagatggtatcaccggcA GGAttgactggcagtacgggaGCAGTGGGTGTCACTGGCGTTACGGGAGCGGATGGTGTCACCGGCAGTACaggagcagatggtatcaccggtagtacgggagcagatggtatcaccggcAGTACGGGACAACAGGGCttgactggcagtacgggaACACAGGGAttgactggcagtacgggaGCAGTGGGTGTCACTGGCGTTACGGGAGCGGATGGTGTCACCGGCAGTACaggagcagatggtatcaccggtagtacgggagcagatggtatcaccggcAGTACGGGACAACAGGGCttgactggcagtacgggaACACAGGGAttgactggcagtacgggaGCAGTGGGTGTCACTGGCGTTACGGGAGCGGATGGTGTCACCGGCAGTACaggagcagatggtatcaccg TACGGGACAGATCGGGCttgactggcagtacgggaACACAGGGAttgactggcagtacgggaGCAGTGGGTGTCACTGGCGTTACGGGAGCGGATGGTGTCACCGGCAGTACaggagcagatggtatcaccggtagtacgggagcagatggtatcaccggcAGTACGGGACAACAGGGCttgactggcagtacgggaACACAGGGAttgactggcagtacgggaGCAGTGGGTGTCACTGGCGTTACGGGAGCGGATGGTGTCACCGGCAGTACaggagcagatggtatcaccggtagtacgggagcagatggtatcaccggcAGTACGGGACAACAGGGCttgactggcagtacgggaACACAGGGAttgactggcagtacgggaGCAGTGGGTGTCACTGGCGTTACGGGAGCGGATGGTGTCACCGGCAGTACaggagcagatggtatcaccggtagtacgggagcagatggtatcaccggcA tacgggaGCAGTGGGTGTCACTGGCGTTACGGGGGGATGGTGTCACCGGCAGTACaggagcagatggtatcaccggtagtacgggagcagatggtatcaccggcAGTACGGGACAACAGGGCttgactggcagtacgggaACACAGGGAttgactggcagtacgggaGCAGTGGGTGTCACTGGCGTTACGGGAGCGGATGGTGTCACCGGCAGTACaggagcagatggtatcaccggtagtacgggagcagatggtatcaccggcAGTACGGGACAACAGGGCttgactggcagtacgggaACACAGGGAttgactggcagtacgggaGCAGTGGGTGTCACTGGCGTTACGGGAGCGGATGGTGTCACCGGCAGTACaggagcagatggtatcaccggtagtacgggagcagatggtatcaccggcAGTACGGGACAACAGGGCttgactggcagtacgggaACACAGGGAttgactggcagtacgggaGCAGTGGGTGTCACTGGCGTTACGGGAGCGGATGGTGTCACCGGCAGTACaggagcagatggtatcaccggtagtacgggagcagatggtatcaccggcAGTACGGGACAACAGGGCttgactggcagtacgggaACACAGGGAttgactggcagtacgggaGCAGTGGGTGTCACTGGCGTTACGGGAGCGGATGGTGTCACCGGCAGTACaggagcagatggtatcaccggtagtacgggagcagatggtatcaccggcAGTACGGGACAACAGG